The following are from one region of the Myotis daubentonii chromosome 2, mMyoDau2.1, whole genome shotgun sequence genome:
- the MLF2 gene encoding myeloid leukemia factor 2 isoform X2 encodes MFRFMRDVEPEDPMFLMDPFAIHRQHMNRMLSGGFGYSPFLSITDGNMPGTRPASRRMQAGAVSPFGMLGMSGGFMDMFGMMNDMIGNMEHMTAGGNCQTFSSSTVISYSNTGDGAPKVYQETSEMRSAPGGIRETRRTVRDSDSGLEQMSIGHHIRDRAHILQRSRNHRTGDQEERQDYINLDESEAAAFDDEWRRETSRFRQQRPLEFRRHEASGGGGRRTEGPPRLAIQAPEDSPSRQSRRYDW; translated from the exons ATGTTCCGCTTCATGAGGGATGTGGAGCCTGAGGATCCCATGTTCCTGAT GGACCCCTTTGCTATTCACCGTCAGCATATGAACCGGATGTTGTCCGGTGGCTTTGGATACAGCCCCTTCCTCAGCATTACGGATGGCAACATGCCAGGGACCAGGCCTGCCAGCCGCAGGATGCAG GCTGGGGCCGTCTCTCCCTTTGGGATGCTGGGAATG TCGGGTGGCTTCATGGACATGTTTGGGATGATGAACGACATGATCGGAAACATG GAACACATGACTGCTGGAGGCAACTGCCAGACCTTCTCATCCTCCACAGTCATCTCCTACTCCAATACGGGTGACGGTGCCCCCAAGGTCTACCAGGAGACGTCAGAGATGCGCTCGGCACCAGGCGGG ATCCGGGAGACTCGGAGGACTGTGCGGGACTCGGACAGTGGACTAGAGCAGATGTCCATTGGACATCACATCCGAGATCGGGCTCACATCCTCCAGCGCTCCCGAAACCACCGCACAGGGGACCAGGAAGAGCGGCAGGACTACATCAACCTGGATGAAA GTGAGGCCGCAGCATTTGATGATGAATGGCGGAGAGAGACCTCCCGATTCCGGCAGCAGCGCCCTCTGGAATTTCGAAGGCATGAGGCTTCAGGGGGTGGAGGCCGAAGGACCGAAGGGCCTCCCCGCCTGGCCATACAGGCACCTGAGGACTCCCCCTCCCGACAGTCCCGCCGCTATGACTGGTGA
- the MLF2 gene encoding myeloid leukemia factor 2 isoform X1 — protein MFRFMRDVEPEDPMFLMDPFAIHRQHMNRMLSGGFGYSPFLSITDGNMPGTRPASRRMQAGAVSPFGMLGMSGGFMDMFGMMNDMIGNMEHMTAGGNCQTFSSSTVISYSNTGDGAPKVYQETSEMRSAPGGIRETRRTVRDSDSGLEQMSIGHHIRDRAHILQRSRNHRTGDQEERQDYINLDESCPQVVSGLCPLQVRPQHLMMNGGERPPDSGSSALWNFEGMRLQGVEAEGPKGLPAWPYRHLRTPPPDSPAAMTGEGPGPSASLVQAERLTNHPPV, from the exons ATGTTCCGCTTCATGAGGGATGTGGAGCCTGAGGATCCCATGTTCCTGAT GGACCCCTTTGCTATTCACCGTCAGCATATGAACCGGATGTTGTCCGGTGGCTTTGGATACAGCCCCTTCCTCAGCATTACGGATGGCAACATGCCAGGGACCAGGCCTGCCAGCCGCAGGATGCAG GCTGGGGCCGTCTCTCCCTTTGGGATGCTGGGAATG TCGGGTGGCTTCATGGACATGTTTGGGATGATGAACGACATGATCGGAAACATG GAACACATGACTGCTGGAGGCAACTGCCAGACCTTCTCATCCTCCACAGTCATCTCCTACTCCAATACGGGTGACGGTGCCCCCAAGGTCTACCAGGAGACGTCAGAGATGCGCTCGGCACCAGGCGGG ATCCGGGAGACTCGGAGGACTGTGCGGGACTCGGACAGTGGACTAGAGCAGATGTCCATTGGACATCACATCCGAGATCGGGCTCACATCCTCCAGCGCTCCCGAAACCACCGCACAGGGGACCAGGAAGAGCGGCAGGACTACATCAACCTGGATGAAA GCTGTCCACAGGTGGTGTCTGGTCTATGTCCTCTTCAGGTGAGGCCGCAGCATTTGATGATGAATGGCGGAGAGAGACCTCCCGATTCCGGCAGCAGCGCCCTCTGGAATTTCGAAGGCATGAGGCTTCAGGGGGTGGAGGCCGAAGGACCGAAGGGCCTCCCCGCCTGGCCATACAGGCACCTGAGGACTCCCCCTCCCGACAGTCCCGCCGCTATGACTGGTGAGGGCCCTGGGCCCTCAGCCTCTCTT gTACAGGCTGAGAGGCTGACAAATCATCCCCCGGTATAA